A stretch of Halococcus sediminicola DNA encodes these proteins:
- a CDS encoding SPW repeat domain-containing protein, whose translation MSQSIKLLASTNVLLGLWLVVAPFLWNAPTADLWSDVIVGALITLLAGYNWGCE comes from the coding sequence GTGAGTCAGAGTATCAAGCTGCTTGCGAGTACGAACGTACTGCTGGGTCTCTGGCTGGTCGTTGCTCCATTCCTCTGGAACGCACCGACCGCCGACCTCTGGAGCGATGTGATCGTCGGTGCGCTTATCACCCTGCTCGCCGGCTACAACTGGGGGTGTGAGTAG